One genomic region from Zalophus californianus isolate mZalCal1 chromosome 12, mZalCal1.pri.v2, whole genome shotgun sequence encodes:
- the LOC113911257 gene encoding WD repeat-containing protein 61-like, whose product MTNQYSILFKQEQAHDDAIWSVAWGTNKKGNSETVVTGSLDDLLKVWKWSDERLDLQWSLEGHQLGVVSVDISHTLPIAASSSLDAHIRLWDLENGKQIKFIDAGPVDAWTLAFSPDSQYLAPGTHVGKVHIFGVESGKKEYSLDARGKFILSIANSPDGKYLASGAIDGIISIFDIATGKLLHTLEGHAMPIRSLPFSPDSQLLVTASDDGYIKIYDVQHASLAGTLSGHASWVLNVAFCPDDTHFVSSSSDKSVKVWDVGTRTCVHTLFDHQDQVWGVKYNGNGSKIVSVGGDQEIHVYDCPV is encoded by the coding sequence ATGACCAACCAGTACAGTATTCTCTTCAAACAAGAGCAAGCCCATGATGATGCCATTTGGTCAGTTGCCTGGGGGACAAACAAGAAAGGAAACTCTGAGACAGTGGTCACGGGATCCCTGGATGACCTGCTGAAGGTCTGGAAATGGTCTGATGAGAGGCTGGACCTACAGTGGAGTCTGGAGGGACACCAACTGGGTGTGGTGTCCGTGGACATCAGCCACACCCTGCCCATTGCTGCCTCCAGTTCTCTTGATGCTCATATTCGTCTCTGGGACTTGGAAAACGGCAAACAGATAAAGTTTATAGATGCAGGACCTGTGGATGCCTGGACTTTGGCCTTTTCCCCCGATTCCCAGTATCTGGCCCCAGGAACTCATGTGGGGAAAGTACACATTTTTGGTGTGGAAAGTGGGAAAAAGGAATATTCTTTGGACGCAAGAGGAAAATTCATTCTTAGTATTGCAAATAGCCCTGACGGGAAGTATCTGGCCAGTGGAGCCATAGACGGGATCATCAGTATTTTTGATATTGCAACTGGAAAACTCCTGCACACGCTGGAAGGCCACGCTATGCCCATCcgctccctgcccttctccccggATTCCCAGCTCCTTGTCACTGCTTCAGATGATGGCTACATCAAGATCTATGACGTACAACATGCCAGTCTGGCCGGCACGCTGAGTGGCCACGCATCGTGGGTGTTGAATGTTGCCTTTTGTCCCGACGACACTCACTTCGTTTCCAGTTCATCTGACAAAAGTGTGAAAGTTTGGGATGTTGGAACAAGAACGTGTGTCCACACCCTCTTCGACCACCAGGATCAGGTCTGGGGAGTAAAATACAATGGAAATGGCTCAAAAATTGTGTCCGTGGGTGGTGACCAGGAAATTCACGTCTACGATTGCCCCGTGTAA